The region GATTTCCTTTGGCTTAATTCCCTTAATACAATTAAGACCAATCAGGAGTCCTACTTCTACATCATCATTGTAAGGCATTAGTTTCTCAACTATTCTTTCCAAATGTGGCCACTCTCTGGCAGTTTCAAGTCTTGGTATTTGATCTCGCCTGCAAGGAATTATTTCTCTAGAATAAGTATGAGGCAATggtatatctctatttttatacACACCCTTTACAATTAGACCACAAGTTTTAGAGCATGTAACAGTTTGTTCACCATTCATAGTAGCTAATCTTAGATGAACCTTTGTTCCACCAATGCCTAACTTACCTAGAGCActgtttttaataaaacatacatcagaCTGATCATCAAGTAATGCATACACCAAGACTTTTTTCTGCTCGTCACTTTTATGGTGCAACCACACAGGAACTATCATCGAGTTAACATCCATAGCAATACACTTGTTAACTTTAATTGTATTAGAAACagcctctttttcttgttccttaacTTGAACTTTATTTTCAGACTCCCATCTGTTCTTTTGTATTAGTGCATCATCATGGAGAGAAGTAGGATGTAATCTATTACAAGTTTTGCATTTGCTCCTTCGATGGCAATATCTTGATATGTGTCCTCTCTTTAGACAACCTCtacataatttgtttttatcaacaaaattccttttgtctttcaaatccaaatttaaaaacttgTTACAGTTATTAAGGTTTTGTATCTGACTGCAAAATGGGCAAGCAAATCTACTGTtgtcattcattttattattaatttctttggttTCTGTGTCAAAGCTCTTCACTGACCTTGACTTTTGTTTTGAACATTTACAGTTAAATTATCTCTAACACCTTTATCTTGAACTGCAGTGATTGAAGTTATTGGGTCGCATGCCTTTGGAGCTTCTTTTCTTACAAATGTACATTTCATGAAAGAGGGAAATTCTGCTAAATATAATAAaccatcatcactctcatcatcaagTTCACTGGCTTTATATAGCTCTCTATCAACAATTGTATTCCATCTTTCAACTATAGGATGTGGCAGTTTTTGTAATATTCTCTGATTATCTTTGGgatcatttaatatattcaaatattgaaTATTACTTACTGCTGTCTTGCATGTCTCCAAGAAATCAGAAAATTCCATCAAAGCTGATCCTTCATTCAGAGGAATCCTTGGCCACTCATGTAATTTCTTTCTATATCCATTAGCAATTATAAAGACATTACCAAATCTTAGTTTTAAAAGCTTTCTAGCCTTATGGTACGCTTCAGTAGTATCTAATAACAAAAGTCCACTTATAACTTCTTTTGCTTCTCCATCTGtatatttgtttaaataataCATTCTTTCAGCTGCCACTTAAAGTCTCAAACGACTTAACCCACATTGAATACTGAAGTATGTCACCTTTGAAGACTTCTGGTTCAGGCCTAGGAAGCGAGTCACTAATTTGCCTAGCACAAAGAATTTCAGCAAATTGTTGGATAGcatccttttcttctgttctcccttTTTGATTAACTAACACCTCATCCTTTGGAAAAATGAATTAGCTTTAGGATTCAGATTACTCACATATTCATCATCAAGGTTTAGTCTCTCTCAAATCTTCTTTCTTACTAATTTGCAATCCATCATATTCTTTATTTGATTTAACTTTACTCTCAGATACAGAATGCTTATGGTGTGGCAATGTTTCGAAATGGGACTCCAcataccttcttgtataatcttgCTTACTCTCAACCCGATTCTTCTAGTTTTgcattttgaatttcatttttgaCTTTCAACATTTCTAAGTCTAACTTCTCAATtaattctttcttactttttgatGAAGAAATACTTGAACGCCTAAAATGTCCACTACTCCTAGTACTACCTGCAACTTGTAAAAACTGTTTTGACCTTTCTCTAATATCAAATATAAGCCTTTGTGTGTCTTCCTCACATTTAATATATTGATCTGAAAATTTATTAGAAGGCTCCAGAGCTTCATATCTATCATATGCATTCTGCACAGCTTCAAACTTGGTTACTAGTGAAATCCTAGCTTCCTTAATTTGATTAAATTCTAGATCAtctaatctattatttatctcaatGTAAACTCTCTTCCAAGCAGAATTTGCACTCAAAAAATTTGTCTTACAGACATCAACTTCATATTCAAAACCTTTTTGAGTCTTAGTTCTAGATCTTACACTAGGTTCATTCTGAATAACATTCTCATGCAACTCTAACCCTTCAGGGTTTTCAACTTCAACAGTGTGACTCATGGTGACTAAACAAAACAGCAATTATAAATATACCAGTACTGCAACAGACACCAGTTAACCCACATAAACAATTACCTGTCTGCAGTTACCTTATTTTAAACTACAGATCAACAGTGGGAACGTAAATAACCTTCTGGTGAATACCTGTTGTCCTCTTGCTGTGCTTGTCACTTCTGGTCCCTGTTGTTCTTGGAATGTTCTCGGTGGATGAACTAGTTAAGATCACACTTGACTGCTGGGGAGAATCAACTGCTCTACTGGTGCTGCAGCAAATAACAACTGTACTTGCTAGAAGCTGTAGGCTTGTTATGCAACTGTGTAGTACTGCCTTCTTTGGATGACACCTTTGTTTTCATACTTCTTGGATGAAATTTGACATGGCTTGTATTTACTGTTGATGGATTTTCACTGACGAAGTGTTGGATTTTACTAGGCTGGAGTTAAGCTTTCATGGTGTTTTACTTGGGTGGAGATTTAACTGTCGTGGAGTTATACTGGGATGGAGTTTTACTAGTGTGGAGTTTTACTGGGATGGAGTTTTACTAGGGTGGAGTTTTActgtcgctgcggcctcgccctttttgttgaattttgtttactgaatgaatacttcaatggattatggagaaaaacaattcttgttgcttcttcctttattcttcataactgatgaaatacaatttctacatattcatccttatcttccatgtccgtactcatacgtaaaaaatgcaaacaaacaacgTGGAATATAACAACTGTGGCCACGtggtcatatatactattaaacttGCAATAATTCATACACTTAATTCAATTAAAGCACATCATTGAATGCTAACAAACTTATGaaacataaaattacaataataggaTGAAaaactagtacaaagaatgtaatttacctccaaacccctacaatagggcctggtgctgttaggcgaccacagctgccgttgaagtaaacaaccgcgttccaatacccgtctatgtattcaactttgaaaaatagtcttttaaaacattttcattcatctttactttcttaattgggctGCTATACTTACAACTAGCAGTAGGTGAGCAGAGATCTGTGTCATTAATTTTTGGAAGCTCAGTAAATATTGGCACAGTTATTTCTGTCGAATAGCTGAAGGGATACTTGGGTATTGCAAATATTGCTTGTTTTTCTTATGGAAACTTTTACATTGACAAGGCAGAAATAGCTGTTATCTAAATGATTGCTTGGTTCTCTTCAAACCATAGGCACTCCAAACTTAAGTTTAGCATTCTTTCCTTAAGACCATGATCTCAAGGTCACAACACAGGTTTTGCACACTTTGTAAGGAGCCCAATGCTTGTCTTGGTCTGCAAGTGGTACTTTGAATTACGCAAAATACACGCTCTTAACAAAGTCAGTAATGTTGCGCCTCCGAGTCTTCAAAGTAAAGCTTCCACAGATGTAGCAAAATATATTTGGATAATTCGAGCACTGTCTTCTGTGAGATGTAGAGGCCATTGTTAGATCAGCAGCATATCCTGCAgacaaatacaagaaaatagtTGTTACCTAACTCACTTGTTCCTTGAATATCTACCCAATCTCCCACATCTTaagcaatgccccccccccccaaaaaaaagagcaggataaaaaagcaataataacaaaattcaatGTAGAATACAATAATTCAGCACCCTCAAATTAGTATAAAACCGTTCGTAAATTCCTagccagagatttttttttttttttttttttttttttgtataccagttattattgtttatcttttttattattactgttattattattattatcattattattattattattatcattattgttataattattattattattattattattattattattgttattattattatcatcatccttaccaaaaatgcattataactataataataataataataataataataataataataataatagttatgataatattactattattactattcttattgtgtcattattgttattttattagtagtataatcggaaaaaaatataactaataataacaataatagcgataataatcaaaagtgatatacataattattataaaatcgttattattgttattagtattatcattactattattattgttgttattattaatataattacaaaacaaatatattataaatgcaataattacaataatatgataataatgatgataatgttgataataattgcaataagatgataaagatgattataatgatgattttcatcataatgatgacgaaaaactaaaataattatgataatgatgatgatgatgtgataacagtaattgtgtccgatttcaatgatgattttggaaagTATTAGGGTTTTAAAGGGTAATTAtcagaactgtattaatcatggacaaaatgatgataaagatgagaataattacaattttaaaaaaatttttaattaatgtattattatattattattattattatcatcattataatattattattatcattactagtattattatttttattattattgttattgttgttattattgttttttgtattattattattattatcattattatattatttttattattattattattattattatcattatttttatcattattattattattattatttttaccaaagAATGTTTTTTAactgtaatgatataaataataatgataataagaaaaataatagttattatattatcattattattattattattattattattattgttatttattatcataattatacattccttattagtataattgcaaaaaaatatattataactgtagtgAATATATTAATAGcgttaataattaaaagaataaaaacacataattattataaaagagtttctaattgttattattattgttattactttttttatttgttttaaatggtataattgcaaaacatatatcataactgcaatacttacaataatagtaatgataataattatgatgatgatgataatgattgcaataatgatgataaatctgataaaacgatgataataaaagtaatcgtgtccacttaaaattaaaaaagggaaaaaaatcctaagtcgaaaaatggcaaaatctagcgaaatatagacttttcagaatatattccaaaaatgccgccttttcgatttcaatgataattttggtaattattaggggtttaaaaatgataataattattaaaattattaggatcgaattttattattgttgttgttatttttactattatttttgttattattattattattattattattatattattattattattattatttttattattatcattaaaataataatgttattttaaagttattactactactaacaaaaaatgcaaaataaaatgtattaaaaactatgataagataacaataataataatagttattataatataatttttatcaatattgttatttttatcattaatattacctttataattagcataattgcgagaaaaaaaaaaatattacaataagagCGATAAAATTGaaagaatgatatacataattattataaaaaaaaattatgttatttttattatttttgttaatcctATTATTTAAagttgttattataagtataattgcaaaagaacattatcataactgcaaaaattaaaataataatgataattacaatgataattgtattaggtcatgacaataaatgatgataaaagatgataaaaaaagataattttgatttaaaatttcatttttattattattattattatcttattattattattattatcattaattattatattgttgctattacccaaaaaaaattataataactgtaataaaaacaataataatgacaataataataatagttattatataatattattattattactattgtattattatcattattattacttttattattagtataattacaaaataacattatagctgtaataattacaataacagcgataataatcaaagaatgatatacataattattataaaatctttattattgttactattattggtattattattgctgttgttattattagtagtaaaattgcaaaaaaaatatatatataattgcatatattatactataattacaataataattataataatgataatgatgataatatagcaataataaataatatagatgataataatgatggtaatgaaaaaaaaagatgatgataacaataacaatgatgataataatgatggtgatgatgaaaactaTAATCGTGTCTAatagattaaaaaaggaaaaattagacaaattcccaaagtcaaaaaaataccaaaaaactagcgaaataagtCTTTTGAGAAGAAATTCCAAAATGCCCTTTTCGGTTTCAGTGATGATTTTCgcaatttttaggggttttaatgataagatgataaatcatgaaattgatgatagagatgagaatttacataaaaattttattattattttattattattattatgttgttattattattatcatttttattatcattatcatttttattatttattttattactattattattattatttattattattattatattattattattgttattttcatcatcattaacaaaaatatattaaactataataaaaacaatcgatatgattataataataatagttattatattattattatcattattatttattgtgtatatttaaaagttaatattatatttgtaaaaaataaattaatataattatattatattattattattattattaataatattataattataattattattaatactaatatcatcataaatattatagatattattattataattattattattatcatttttattattatcaccattattattatttttttattattattgttatttttatcatcattaataaaaatgtattataactataataataacaatagatatgataataataatagttatcattaataataatattattattattatattatcatttttattacttttattaatagtataattacaaaaaaagttatttaactgtaacaattacaataatagcgataatacttaaagggaaaattttataatatcattgttattactaacactgtgttattattataattgcaaaaaatattatattgtagctgcaataattgcaataaaatgataatagcgatgaaaatgatgaagattgatgtttaatgataaaacgataataatgacgataaaaatgatgtttaatgatgatgttaataacagtaatcgtttccatttataattaaaaaaaaaaaaaaacgtcggaaAGCGAAAAAAATGTAGCCTTTTCAGAATGTAtt is a window of Penaeus monodon isolate SGIC_2016 unplaced genomic scaffold, NSTDA_Pmon_1 PmonScaffold_89, whole genome shotgun sequence DNA encoding:
- the LOC119571973 gene encoding uncharacterized protein LOC119571973 → MWSPISKHCHTISILYLRDEVLVNQKGRTEEKDAIQQFAEILCARQISDSLPRPEPEVFKGDILQYSIKKLHEWPRIPLNEGSALMEFSDFLETCKTAVSNIQYLNILNDPKDNQRILQKLPHPIVERWNTIVDRELYKASELDDESDDGLLYLAEFPSFMKCTFVRKEAPKACDPITSITAVQDKGVRDNLTRGHISRYCHRRSKCKTCNRLHPTSLHDDALIQKNRWESENKVQVKEQEKEAVSNTIKVNKCIAMDVNSMIVPVWLHHKSDEQKKVLVYALLDDQSDVCFIKNSALGKLGIGGTKVHLRLATMNGEQTVTCSKTCGLIVKGVYKNRDIPLPHTYSREIIPCRRDQIPRLETAREWPHLERIVEKLMPYNDDVEVGLLIGLNCIKGIKPKEIITGNDNDPYAKRTDLGWGIVGKVRGIDPKEVDVVTVHRTMIQEVIINHEKKCCLLTVPTKVKEIINPEQKGYAEPIPKEELSKDDGKVWYIPHHGVYHPKMPGKIRVVFDCSARYHNVSLNDNLLKGPDLTNNLTGVLCRFRQEPVAFICDIKQMYHQVEVECQNRDLLRFLWWKNGNLEDEIMEFRMTVHLFGATSSPSVANFALKMVADQYEKDYGHETAKFVRDNFYVDDGLMSVSTVAEAINLIDKRKKILQDLCRGKVQWDDPVPDHIKPLWEKWRNELCELQNLKLSRCYKPEGFGEVISVELHHFKDACKMAMDSVHILDLLMLMMKFIVL